CATCGGCGGGATGCATGTCGGCCATCGTGCTCAGGATGAAATCGCTGTCCTTCCGCCCGATGGCTTCCTCTACCTGCTCAATGTACTCGCGCGTTATCTCTACCTGCTGCATATAAACCTTATATATTCTGCTTCACTACGTTTGTCAAAGCCACAAAATCCTGCACCGACAGTTGCTCGGCCCGCTTGTCGAAAACGGGCTGCGCCGTTACCTCGGGCGGCAGGTTATAACTCCGGAGGCAGTTACGGAGCGTTTTGCGCCGGGTTCCGAAACTCAGCTTCACCACCTGCTTAAACAGTGTTTCGTCACAATCTAGTTGCCCCACCCCGTTGCGCGCCAGCCGGATGACGGCCGACTTCACCTTGGGCGGCGGATGGAACACGTGCTCGTCCACCGTGAACTTGTACTCTATTATATAATAGGCCTGCAGCAGCACGCTCAGGATGCCATATGCCTTCGAGCCCGGCAGGGAGGCCAGCCGCTCGGCCACCTCCTTCTGAATCATGCACACCACCTCCGGCACCACATCGCGGTGCTCCAGCACTTTAAAGAAAATCTGGCTCGATATGTTATATGGGAAGTTGCCGATGATGGCGAATTTGCCGGGGAACAGCGTGCCAAGGTCCGTTTTCAGGAAATCGGCGGAGATGATACGGTCGCCGAGCTGCGGGAAGTGCTGCTGCAGGTAGGCGATGGACTCGCGGTCGATGTCCAGCACGGTGGTGCGGTACTCCTTGTGCTGCAGCAGGTACTGCGTGAGCACGCCCATGCCTGGGCCAATCTCCAGCACGTCGGCTACCCCCCCGGGCAGCGTCAGTTGCTCCACAATCTTGCTGGCAATGTTCTGATCCACCAGAAAATGCTGGCCCAGGTTCTTCTTTGGTTTTACGTTGCTCACGTGGTGCTTTTTATGGTTTTGTGCCTTCCAGGTATACTTTTCGGCGCAAACCCGTTAAACGTTAAGGCGCAGGAACTGCAAAGCTGCGACAGCCGGCGGATTTTCGCATTCCGTTATATACTTACTATATTGCACACCAAAGATACAAACAAGAGATGCCAACACAACTCAAATACGACACAAGCTTAGGTAATAATAAGGACCTGGCTTTGATCGTCGCGCCCGACCAGGTGAACCAACTGACAGAACTGCAACCGGAGGAGCAGCAATACGTGCAGCAACAGGTGCAGCAGGAAGCCAAACTCATCTCCCTCAACCGCTACTCACATCGCCTATATATACTATTGTCCCCGGA
This window of the Pontibacter russatus genome carries:
- the rsmA gene encoding 16S rRNA (adenine(1518)-N(6)/adenine(1519)-N(6))-dimethyltransferase RsmA, with translation MSNVKPKKNLGQHFLVDQNIASKIVEQLTLPGGVADVLEIGPGMGVLTQYLLQHKEYRTTVLDIDRESIAYLQQHFPQLGDRIISADFLKTDLGTLFPGKFAIIGNFPYNISSQIFFKVLEHRDVVPEVVCMIQKEVAERLASLPGSKAYGILSVLLQAYYIIEYKFTVDEHVFHPPPKVKSAVIRLARNGVGQLDCDETLFKQVVKLSFGTRRKTLRNCLRSYNLPPEVTAQPVFDKRAEQLSVQDFVALTNVVKQNI